One part of the Lytechinus pictus isolate F3 Inbred chromosome 3, Lp3.0, whole genome shotgun sequence genome encodes these proteins:
- the LOC129256629 gene encoding PTB domain-containing engulfment adapter protein 1-like, with translation MELTISVDGITIQDRQTKEKQFTYPLHHISYCADDKSDKKICAFIAKVSQENRNVCHVMESDKNAEEITLTVGQAFDLAYQKFLSNANKTQEQQEQNDNLRKRVSPSPSHSPRIGRSPAHTPQMGRMYSHGTFRTDSPPSRGATPPGIGTPPRVVTPPTSKQGVSPRITRAPQATPIISVTPDPSIGASLPPPPPDFTDNTTPILHPSPPTPPPPPQGAPPSYITHPTTNPNPTCDTLHNTISPQDQIQNTPHPEEDLHDRPNELYVPGDILTTKL, from the exons GAGAAACAGTTCACCTATCCATTGCATCACATATCCTACTGTGCTGATGATAAGTCTGACAAGAAGATATGTGCCTTCATTGCCAAAGTTTCCCAAGAAAACAGGAATGTATGCCATGTCATGGAAAGTGACAAAAAT GCAGAGGAAATCACATTGACAGTCGGTCAAGCCTTTGACCTAGCATATCAGAAATTTCTTTCAAATGCTAACAAGACGCAGGAACAGCAGGAACAGAATGACAATCTAAGAAAAAGGGTGAGCCCTAGCCCCTCCCACTCCCCCCGGATAGGCCGCAGCCCTGCCCACACTCCCCAGATGGGTCGCATGTATTCTCATGGTACATTCAGGACCGATTCTCCCCCAAGTCGAGGAGCCACACCCCCTGGTATTGGTACTCCTCCTCGGGTGGTTACCCCTCCTACATCCAAACAGGGTGTATCTCCTAGGATTACTAGGGCTCCTCAAGCAACTCCCATTATTTCAGTCACACCCGATCCATCTATAGGAGCATCTCTTCCTCCTCCACCTCCTGATTTTACTGACAATACAACCCCTATACTCCACCCTTCTCCACCcacacctcctcctcctccgcAAGGAGCACCACCATCTTACATTACTCATCCTACCACTAATCCTAATCCCACTTGTGACACCCTTCATAATACCATCTCACCGCAAGATCAAATCCAAAATACTCCTCATCCTGAAGAGGATTTGCATGACAGACCTAATGAACTTTATGTACCTGGTGACATTCTAACAACTAaattatga